The Prochlorococcus marinus str. MIT 9301 genome segment CCAAAATTTTTATTTCCTACCCAATATTGGGAAGTTGAATTAAAAGAAAGTATAAAAGAATTGCAAAATGAGTCATATATAATTAAGAAAAATGATCAGGAAGGGGTTATAAAAAGTAATACTGGTTTAAACGGATATCACTCTAAAGATATAAGGAATTTTGAAAATATCCCAAAAATCAATAAGTTGATGTTTGAGATAGCTAATTGTGTTAATTCAATTCATCAAGTCAGTAGAAGGGGGAAACTTAATTTGGCTAATTTTTGGATAAATATTAGTGGGAAAGGAGCCTCTAATTCTCCTCATGTACATTCCGGCAATAATTATTCGGGTGTTTTTTTTATAAAAATACCTAAAGAAATGAGTGGAGGAAGATTTCTTTTTTATAGAAATTTTAATGATGCAGCATTAAATTCAATGGCTTACATGGGTCAATTTAAAGATGGTTATAAAATGCAGTCCTATGATTATCCGATTATCACAATTCCTCCAAAAGAAAATATGTTGTTAGTTTTCCCTTCTTGGGTTCCTCATGCAGTAGAGACAAATTTATCTGATGAGGACCGTATAAGTCTTTCATTTAACTTTATTTTAAATAGATCTTTGCCCTGAAAAATTCTTCACTTATAAATAGCTAACAGCGGTCAAATATGGCTAATTGAAAGGTGAAATGTTATTAGTAGGGTTGCAAAAAGCATTCCTTTCAAGGCAATAGGAAATACCCAAATACCAATAAATCTATGGTCAAAAAATCTCAAATGATCTCACCCCTGAAAATACTTCTTAAAGAAATAAATAGGGATTCTGGTCGCTTATAAGATGGCCCACTTAAAGGGAGGATGAAATGATATTGAATTTAGATATTCGAAGTAATCAAATGACTCCATAATTTTTACTCGTAATTTCCAAAAACTATATTTTATCTCTCAAATTTCAATTGATTTAAATAGATCAAAACCTCGTATAAAATGCTTGTTAAATTTTTCTTAACTAATATTTTGATGAAAAATATTACTTTATTTGTCATATCAAACCTAGCAGAACTAATCAAAATTAGATCTTGCTTGAATACCCATTACCGCACTATGACTGTTAAGTCCTTCGGGAGCACTAGGTCGCAGGTTCGAATCATGTCGCCCCGACTAAATCAAAACCAATTCATACTGGCGAGTTACCCAAACTCGTTTTTTTATTTCATTTACTCGTTGGCTCCAATGCGCCAACGAATCGCCAAAAAATAGTTTGATCTTAATAAAGAAACAAATGTTGAATAAGTTTTTTAAATAAAGTATTTTCTTTATAATCTTTTTTAAATTTATGTCTGCCTTAAAATCTTTTGCTGCTTTATCGATCGCATCAATGAGTATTTTGCCTTTAACTCCAGAATTAAAAGCGGATGATTATGAAAAAGGATTTTATGGCACTATCGGTGCAGGTGCTGGTACTTTTT includes the following:
- a CDS encoding TIGR02466 family protein, which codes for MNIKINPKFLFPTQYWEVELKESIKELQNESYIIKKNDQEGVIKSNTGLNGYHSKDIRNFENIPKINKLMFEIANCVNSIHQVSRRGKLNLANFWINISGKGASNSPHVHSGNNYSGVFFIKIPKEMSGGRFLFYRNFNDAALNSMAYMGQFKDGYKMQSYDYPIITIPPKENMLLVFPSWVPHAVETNLSDEDRISLSFNFILNRSLP